A single genomic interval of halophilic archaeon DL31 harbors:
- a CDS encoding Carbon-monoxide dehydrogenase (acceptor) (KEGG: hwa:HQ1943A aerobic-type carbon monoxide dehydrogenase,small subunit~PFAM: [2Fe-2S]-binding; Ferredoxin) — protein sequence MRSDTTDQSVDRPTRQVELTVNGERVAAEVEPRLKLSDFLREEAGLRGVRVGCEHGVCGACTVSYDGDLAKSCLLYAVQVDGSEIVTVEGLDEDGELDPVQRAFHEEHALQCGFCTSGFVLAARDLLAENPEPTREKIKGALADNICRCTGYQHIYAAVEAAAEEIDGPVTLPEAPEGTGVGDRSASPFGGED from the coding sequence ATGCGTAGCGATACCACGGACCAGTCGGTGGACCGGCCCACTCGGCAGGTCGAACTCACGGTCAACGGCGAGCGGGTCGCCGCCGAGGTGGAACCACGGCTGAAGCTCTCTGACTTCCTGCGGGAGGAGGCCGGCCTTCGGGGCGTCCGGGTCGGCTGTGAACACGGCGTTTGTGGCGCCTGTACGGTCTCCTACGACGGCGACCTGGCCAAATCCTGCCTGCTCTATGCGGTGCAGGTCGACGGCTCGGAGATCGTCACCGTCGAAGGACTCGACGAGGACGGCGAACTCGACCCGGTCCAGCGCGCGTTCCACGAGGAACACGCACTCCAGTGTGGCTTCTGTACGTCGGGGTTCGTCCTCGCAGCGCGAGATCTGCTGGCGGAGAACCCCGAGCCGACCCGCGAGAAAATCAAGGGGGCGCTCGCGGACAACATCTGTCGGTGTACGGGTTATCAGCATATCTACGCCGCCGTCGAGGCTGCCGCCGAGGAGATCGACGGCCCGGTGACGCTGCCCGAAGCGCCAGAGGGAACCGGGGTCGGCGACAGAAGCGCGAGTCCATTCGGAGGTGAGGACTGA
- a CDS encoding Carbon-monoxide dehydrogenase (acceptor) (KEGG: hwa:HQ1944A aerobic-type carbon monoxide dehydrogenase,large subunit~PFAM: Aldehyde oxidase/xanthine dehydrogenase, molybdopterin binding; Aldehyde oxidase/xanthine dehydrogenase, a/b hammerhead) gives MAQAEPTTEASPEAEAEAEGRERFTGQGMSRVEDHRILTGDAKYIHDLGEDARQMALLRTTHAHADIVSIDASAARQHPECELVLTGTDLQEQYHPMPSGLPGFEEWSLAADRVRFVGEPVAAVVATDRYVAEDLLDLITVDYETLPAVTDAADAVAEEPVIHEDIGTNVPDGEEFRFGDVDGAFADADTVVESHYSWGRISGVPLETAGVVAEWDEADDEFHIDCNIQLHTLVDDTVYETLGYAPEDVHLEVPADVGGSFGTKIAIHRYCCLAAMASQQLGGKPVKFVEDRIENLQGGDMHSTQREYDVRVAVDDDGTVRGLDFDFVDDFGAWPRYPVNQVLKPLACLTGAYDVQDVRYDYDIVITNKTAQTAYRGFGVPPHFYALEMAMDEAATAVGMDPTELRRRNLIEPDQMPYELASHNLYDSGDYPAALDRIESIINDEERQSGGLLDPEIVEERREDGYYRGVSSTLLIEPGVSGSDWTDRQRSDRDELPDREMDEVAELPEHLRAELREDGSVTAFLATDSSGQGHQTIVTQLLADELELLPSDIEVAYLDSVAAPTEYGSAASRMAVMLSGAAQGLGEQLRANCRELGANHWGVEMEEVRYRNGGVEYGDERLSFAELAELESGRQRRLTSVSYDYDHPALEEPAFEHAFTGKYPVYPTAAFAANAPIVEVDAATGTVEILKFYSVRDCGTQLNPTIVEGQAHGGIAQGVGAALLEEFGYNDSGQPQAVTFFDYLLPSTKNVPEMELYHQETPSPFTATGAKGTGEGGMIDAPASISSSINAALAAVDVVADRVPNAPNRLRERIREQQE, from the coding sequence ATGGCCCAAGCGGAACCAACTACCGAAGCGTCCCCAGAGGCGGAGGCCGAAGCGGAGGGCCGCGAACGGTTTACTGGACAGGGGATGAGCCGCGTCGAGGACCACCGCATCCTCACGGGCGACGCGAAGTATATCCACGATTTGGGTGAAGACGCCCGGCAGATGGCGTTGCTCCGCACGACTCACGCCCACGCAGATATTGTCTCCATCGACGCCAGCGCCGCCCGCCAGCATCCCGAGTGTGAGTTGGTGCTCACCGGCACAGACCTGCAGGAGCAGTACCACCCGATGCCCAGCGGCCTTCCCGGGTTCGAGGAGTGGTCCTTGGCGGCCGATAGGGTGCGGTTCGTGGGCGAACCTGTCGCTGCCGTGGTCGCGACAGACCGCTACGTTGCGGAGGATCTGTTGGACCTGATTACCGTCGACTACGAAACGCTGCCAGCGGTCACAGACGCAGCGGACGCTGTTGCCGAGGAGCCGGTCATCCACGAAGACATCGGGACGAACGTCCCTGATGGCGAGGAGTTCAGGTTTGGCGACGTGGACGGCGCGTTCGCGGATGCCGACACTGTCGTAGAGTCACACTACTCTTGGGGTCGGATTTCTGGTGTTCCGCTCGAGACTGCCGGGGTAGTCGCGGAGTGGGACGAGGCCGACGATGAGTTCCACATCGACTGCAACATCCAGTTGCACACACTCGTCGACGATACCGTCTATGAGACGCTGGGCTACGCCCCCGAGGACGTGCATCTGGAAGTGCCCGCAGACGTGGGCGGCAGTTTCGGCACCAAAATCGCCATCCACCGCTACTGCTGTCTGGCGGCGATGGCGAGCCAGCAGTTGGGTGGGAAACCGGTCAAGTTCGTGGAGGACCGCATCGAGAACCTGCAGGGCGGGGATATGCACTCGACCCAGCGAGAGTACGACGTGCGGGTCGCGGTCGACGATGACGGGACTGTCCGCGGCCTCGACTTCGACTTCGTCGACGACTTCGGCGCGTGGCCGCGCTACCCCGTGAATCAGGTGCTCAAGCCGCTGGCCTGTCTCACCGGTGCCTACGACGTGCAGGACGTGCGCTACGACTACGATATCGTCATCACGAACAAGACCGCCCAGACCGCCTACCGCGGCTTCGGGGTGCCCCCTCACTTCTACGCGCTGGAGATGGCGATGGACGAGGCCGCGACCGCGGTCGGGATGGATCCGACCGAACTCCGCCGGCGGAACCTCATCGAACCGGATCAGATGCCCTACGAACTGGCCTCGCACAACCTCTATGACTCGGGTGACTACCCGGCAGCGCTCGACCGTATCGAGAGCATCATCAACGACGAAGAACGCCAGTCAGGGGGCCTGCTCGATCCCGAAATCGTCGAGGAACGCCGAGAGGATGGCTACTACCGCGGGGTGTCGTCGACGCTGCTCATCGAGCCAGGGGTCTCCGGCTCTGACTGGACCGACCGCCAGCGCAGCGACAGAGATGAACTGCCGGACCGGGAGATGGATGAAGTTGCCGAGCTTCCGGAACACCTCCGGGCGGAGCTCCGGGAGGACGGCTCCGTCACGGCCTTTCTCGCTACGGACTCCTCGGGCCAGGGCCACCAGACGATTGTCACCCAACTGCTCGCAGACGAACTCGAACTGCTCCCCAGCGATATCGAGGTAGCGTATCTCGACTCCGTCGCGGCACCGACGGAGTACGGCTCTGCGGCCTCTCGGATGGCGGTGATGCTCTCGGGCGCAGCCCAAGGGCTCGGCGAGCAGCTCCGCGCCAACTGTCGCGAACTCGGCGCTAACCACTGGGGCGTCGAGATGGAGGAGGTCCGCTACCGCAACGGCGGCGTCGAGTACGGTGACGAACGCCTCTCGTTCGCCGAGTTGGCGGAGCTCGAATCGGGCCGGCAGCGCCGGCTCACCAGCGTGAGCTACGACTACGACCACCCGGCGCTCGAGGAGCCGGCGTTCGAACACGCCTTCACCGGGAAATACCCTGTCTACCCGACGGCAGCGTTCGCGGCCAACGCACCAATCGTTGAGGTGGATGCGGCGACCGGTACGGTGGAGATTCTGAAGTTCTACTCCGTGCGGGACTGCGGCACCCAACTCAACCCCACCATCGTGGAAGGGCAGGCCCACGGCGGCATCGCACAGGGAGTCGGCGCCGCGCTGCTCGAGGAGTTCGGCTACAACGACAGCGGCCAACCGCAGGCGGTGACCTTTTTCGACTACCTGCTCCCCTCAACGAAGAACGTCCCGGAGATGGAGCTCTACCATCAAGAGACCCCCTCACCGTTCACGGCGACGGGTGCGAAAGGCACTGGGGAAGGCGGGATGATTGACGCACCGGCCAGCATCTCGTCGTCGATCAACGCCGCACTGGCGGCGGTGGATGTGGTCGCTGACAGAGTTCCGAACGCGCCGAACCGCCTCAGAGAACGGATTCGCGAACAACAGGAGTAA
- a CDS encoding carbon monoxide dehydrogenase subunit G (PFAM: Carbon monoxide dehydrogenase subunit G~KEGG: gob:Gobs_0168 carbon monoxide dehydrogenase subunit G) has translation MMEFSGSFTSSHSPETLWAYFTDPAILEEIGPGVKSMELVTPAEIDAVLSVGVGSIKPTFDVDVTVTRTERPGLLEMQIGGEAARNSFEAVAVMTLTETDNGNTTCTWEATTNVSGLLASLGGRALRSVTEKLVTDFFEDMEAVVEEGRPAESTLEAKADAEATLEE, from the coding sequence ATGATGGAGTTCTCCGGCTCGTTCACCTCGAGTCACAGTCCCGAGACGCTCTGGGCCTACTTCACCGACCCTGCGATTCTGGAGGAAATCGGGCCCGGCGTGAAGTCGATGGAGTTGGTGACACCCGCAGAGATCGACGCGGTGCTCTCGGTTGGCGTCGGGAGTATCAAACCGACCTTCGACGTTGACGTCACCGTCACCCGGACCGAGCGCCCCGGCCTACTGGAGATGCAGATCGGCGGCGAGGCCGCCCGGAACTCCTTCGAGGCGGTGGCGGTGATGACGCTGACAGAGACTGACAACGGGAACACCACCTGCACCTGGGAGGCGACGACGAACGTCTCCGGCCTGCTCGCGAGCTTGGGGGGGCGCGCCCTCCGGAGTGTGACCGAGAAGCTGGTGACTGATTTCTTCGAGGATATGGAGGCTGTGGTCGAGGAGGGCCGCCCTGCAGAGTCTACACTCGAGGCGAAAGCCGATGCCGAGGCGACGCTCGAAGAGTAG
- a CDS encoding Carbon-monoxide dehydrogenase (acceptor) (KEGG: hwa:HQ1942A aerobic-type carbon monoxide dehydrogenase,medium subunit~PFAM: Molybdopterin dehydrogenase, FAD-binding): MKPATFEYHRPTALSEACDLLAELEGAELMAGNQSLGIIMANRLATPDHIVDINGVDELAGVAVDEETVSVGALTRHRDIERSDTLREACPMLPHAAEQIAGPAVRNMGTLGGSIGEADPAGNYPCCAVALEADLQLVSAEGERCVSAADYFIAYMFTDLGEAELIRGIEIDRAPFPPERTGMAFLEQKAAAQTWPTISAATAIRVDDPEAADPIVEEARVALANASDVPLRVEAAEEAVEGAPLSEATLAGAAAAAVDAARPEGEMHADEEYKEELAGEYTRRSLQQSHDRATATAPEVTP; this comes from the coding sequence ATGAAGCCCGCAACGTTCGAGTACCACCGACCGACGGCGCTCTCAGAAGCGTGTGACCTGCTTGCTGAACTTGAAGGCGCCGAGCTGATGGCCGGCAATCAGTCGCTGGGCATCATCATGGCAAACCGGCTTGCGACCCCTGACCACATCGTCGACATCAACGGGGTCGACGAACTCGCGGGCGTTGCCGTCGACGAGGAGACGGTGAGTGTGGGTGCGCTCACCCGTCACCGCGACATCGAGCGCAGCGACACGCTCCGGGAGGCCTGTCCGATGCTGCCCCACGCTGCTGAACAGATTGCCGGCCCCGCGGTTCGCAACATGGGCACCCTCGGCGGCTCTATTGGGGAAGCCGACCCGGCAGGGAACTACCCCTGCTGTGCGGTCGCACTGGAGGCAGACCTCCAACTCGTCTCCGCTGAAGGAGAACGGTGCGTGTCCGCTGCCGACTACTTCATCGCCTACATGTTCACCGACCTCGGCGAGGCGGAACTCATCCGCGGCATCGAGATCGACCGTGCGCCGTTCCCCCCCGAACGCACCGGGATGGCGTTCCTCGAGCAGAAAGCCGCCGCCCAGACCTGGCCCACGATTTCGGCGGCCACCGCCATCCGTGTCGACGACCCCGAGGCCGCCGACCCGATTGTCGAGGAGGCCCGCGTCGCGCTGGCGAACGCGTCCGACGTGCCGCTCCGCGTCGAGGCTGCCGAGGAGGCGGTGGAGGGTGCGCCACTCTCTGAGGCGACGCTCGCTGGGGCAGCGGCGGCTGCCGTCGACGCGGCGCGGCCGGAGGGTGAGATGCACGCCGACGAGGAGTACAAAGAGGAACTGGCTGGCGAGTACACCCGGCGCTCACTCCAGCAGAGTCACGACCGTGCGACTGCGACGGCCCCCGAGGTGACGCCATGA
- a CDS encoding hydrolase CocE/NonD family protein (TIGRFAM: CocE/NonD hydrolase~KEGG: hwa:HQ1933A X-Pro dipeptidyl-peptidase) — MSSPQEYAVHAELNVDIPARDGVTLSTDIYRPADPETGEAVAEPKPVLLDRTPYGKRGRMERHGEWYAKRGYVVAIQDCRGRFASGGEYYIFVNEAEDGADTVEWLAEREYCDGQVGTFGTSYGAWVQSALATQDPDGLAAMFVNQGAANGREATFRHNGAFELRWLCWALTLGGGFAKRALDDEAIQQALANVDTRDVLANSPIQRGQSPLKHIPNYEEWAFDIMESGSASDELWQSPGINFERYAEETADIPTVYAGAFYDSYTKATCDNFTLHADRAESDQFLLLGPWTHGWNSYPLPSWNKSYSGEAEFGEASLRDYQQTRLDFFDHYLKGKDTWSDQPTVEYFGMGTGSGRHGTKGRLHHGGDWRDAESWPPEETEFRSYYAQPDGTLTTEKPPDSGGTTSYDFDPSDPVPTLGGNCSSYITYEQREERILEYPLSERKLQDLTGRGGYDQRTRPDTFGAEAPYGPLEERNDVLVFRTPPLAEAVTIAGPLRVSVFGETDGQDTDFTAKLIDEYPPNSEFEDGFALNLADSICRGRYRGYREKPDLLASGEVYEFEMEPYPTANTFEAGHRIRLDISSSNFPRFDVNQNTGGPLYGDRESRVATNSVHHNAANATHIELPIQPE, encoded by the coding sequence ATGTCATCCCCCCAGGAGTACGCAGTCCACGCTGAATTGAACGTGGACATCCCGGCGCGCGACGGCGTGACGCTGTCGACAGATATCTACCGACCCGCAGATCCGGAGACGGGTGAGGCGGTCGCGGAACCCAAACCGGTGTTGCTCGACCGCACGCCCTACGGAAAGCGGGGACGGATGGAACGCCACGGCGAGTGGTACGCAAAACGCGGCTACGTCGTCGCCATTCAGGACTGTCGAGGGCGCTTCGCCAGCGGAGGCGAGTACTACATCTTCGTCAACGAAGCCGAGGATGGCGCCGACACCGTCGAATGGTTGGCCGAGCGAGAGTACTGCGACGGCCAGGTCGGGACGTTCGGCACCTCCTACGGCGCCTGGGTGCAGTCGGCGCTGGCGACACAGGACCCGGATGGCCTGGCAGCGATGTTCGTCAATCAGGGCGCAGCCAACGGCCGAGAAGCGACGTTTCGGCACAACGGCGCGTTCGAACTCCGTTGGCTCTGTTGGGCGCTCACGCTGGGCGGCGGCTTCGCCAAGCGAGCGCTCGACGACGAGGCGATCCAACAGGCGCTGGCGAACGTCGACACCCGCGACGTGCTCGCGAACAGCCCCATCCAGCGCGGACAGTCGCCGTTGAAACATATCCCGAACTACGAGGAGTGGGCGTTCGACATTATGGAATCCGGAAGCGCGAGCGACGAGCTCTGGCAGTCACCGGGCATCAACTTCGAGCGCTACGCCGAGGAGACCGCCGACATCCCGACGGTCTACGCCGGCGCGTTCTACGACTCCTACACCAAGGCGACCTGTGACAACTTCACGCTCCACGCCGACCGCGCCGAAAGCGACCAGTTCCTCCTACTGGGACCGTGGACCCACGGCTGGAACAGCTACCCGCTGCCGTCGTGGAACAAATCCTACTCAGGAGAGGCCGAGTTTGGCGAGGCCTCGCTGCGGGATTACCAACAGACCCGCCTCGACTTCTTCGACCACTACCTCAAGGGCAAAGACACCTGGAGCGACCAGCCGACGGTGGAGTATTTCGGGATGGGCACGGGCTCGGGCCGCCACGGAACGAAGGGACGGCTCCACCACGGCGGCGATTGGCGCGACGCCGAGTCGTGGCCGCCAGAAGAGACAGAGTTCAGGAGCTACTACGCCCAGCCGGATGGGACGCTCACGACGGAGAAACCACCGGATTCGGGCGGAACGACCAGCTACGACTTCGACCCATCGGACCCCGTTCCCACCCTCGGCGGCAACTGCTCCAGCTACATTACCTACGAACAACGCGAGGAGCGTATTCTGGAGTATCCGCTGAGCGAGCGCAAGCTGCAGGATCTCACCGGCCGCGGCGGCTACGACCAGCGCACCCGACCAGACACCTTTGGCGCCGAGGCGCCCTACGGCCCACTCGAGGAACGGAACGACGTGCTCGTCTTCCGGACACCGCCACTTGCGGAGGCGGTCACTATCGCCGGCCCTCTCCGGGTTTCGGTGTTCGGCGAAACCGACGGTCAGGATACCGATTTCACGGCGAAACTCATCGACGAGTACCCACCGAACAGCGAGTTCGAGGATGGCTTCGCGCTCAACCTCGCGGACTCAATCTGCCGCGGCCGCTACCGCGGCTACCGGGAGAAACCCGACCTGCTCGCCTCGGGCGAGGTGTACGAGTTCGAGATGGAGCCCTACCCGACCGCGAACACGTTCGAGGCGGGCCACCGCATCAGACTGGATATCTCCTCGTCGAACTTCCCGCGGTTCGACGTGAACCAGAACACCGGCGGTCCGCTCTACGGCGACCGGGAGTCACGAGTCGCGACCAATTCGGTCCACCACAACGCGGCCAACGCGACCCACATCGAACTCCCTATCCAGCCCGAATAG
- a CDS encoding Xanthine/uracil/vitamin C permease (PFAM: Xanthine/uracil/vitamin C permease~KEGG: hma:rrnAC1444 xanthine/uracil permease family protein), with amino-acid sequence MSSDDEFEEVENDPTPGGPGAPAEPEASVDLEYGIDDKPPLGESILLGFQHYLTMIGATVAIPLGLAGALGMFEAAPGEIGRLIGTFFIVSGLATLAQTTLGNRYPIVQGGTFSMFAPALVIIGVLSSQGAGYQLMLRELMGAVIVAGLVEVAIGYFGIMGWLKRHMGPIVIAPVIALIGLALFNVPQIRNPNFGAPGTGQNWWLVGLTIVLIIAFSQYLDRYHRSFRLYPVLLGISTAWIAAAALSVAGVFPSGSTSYVNLATVSQAPLIQPIYPFQWGVPLFTPGFIIGMIAGMLASVIESFGDYHSVARMAGRGAPNAKRINNGIGMEGLGNMLAGIMGTGNGSTSYTENVGAIGITGVASRYVVQIGAVVMLIVGYLGPVGQLFATIPSPIIGGLYIVMFGQIAAVGLSQLKYVDLDANRNVFIVGIALFAGLAIPEYMTFVGQGMEMSASAAFQQGMAGVPVLGAVLGTDVVATTIFIIGGTGMAVGGLVAFFLDNTIPGSRDERGLTAWEELTEADSEYESAYERFVGSDD; translated from the coding sequence ATGAGTAGTGACGATGAGTTCGAGGAGGTGGAGAACGACCCCACCCCGGGAGGGCCCGGCGCACCCGCAGAGCCGGAGGCGTCTGTCGACTTGGAGTACGGAATCGACGACAAACCGCCGTTGGGCGAGTCCATCCTGCTGGGGTTCCAGCATTACTTGACGATGATTGGCGCGACTGTCGCTATCCCACTGGGACTGGCGGGCGCACTCGGGATGTTCGAGGCTGCGCCCGGCGAAATCGGGCGGCTCATCGGGACATTCTTCATCGTCTCCGGCCTGGCGACGCTCGCCCAGACGACGCTGGGAAACCGCTACCCCATCGTTCAGGGCGGGACGTTCTCCATGTTTGCGCCCGCGCTGGTCATCATCGGCGTGCTCTCCTCGCAGGGGGCGGGCTATCAGCTGATGTTGCGGGAGCTGATGGGAGCGGTCATCGTCGCCGGCCTGGTCGAGGTGGCTATCGGCTACTTCGGCATTATGGGCTGGCTGAAACGACATATGGGGCCTATCGTCATCGCACCCGTCATCGCGCTCATCGGGCTGGCGCTGTTCAACGTCCCCCAGATTCGGAACCCCAACTTCGGGGCGCCGGGGACGGGCCAGAACTGGTGGCTGGTGGGGCTGACCATCGTCCTCATCATCGCCTTCTCCCAGTATCTCGACCGCTACCACCGGTCGTTCCGACTCTACCCGGTGCTACTGGGTATCTCCACGGCGTGGATTGCCGCGGCCGCCCTCTCGGTGGCCGGCGTCTTCCCCTCGGGATCGACGAGCTACGTCAACCTCGCAACGGTCTCCCAGGCACCGCTGATTCAGCCCATCTACCCGTTCCAGTGGGGGGTGCCGCTGTTCACGCCGGGCTTCATCATCGGGATGATTGCGGGGATGCTTGCGTCGGTCATCGAGAGCTTCGGTGACTACCACTCCGTCGCCCGAATGGCTGGTCGGGGCGCGCCCAACGCCAAGCGCATCAACAACGGCATCGGGATGGAGGGCCTCGGCAACATGCTCGCCGGCATCATGGGAACCGGGAACGGCTCGACTTCCTACACCGAGAACGTCGGCGCAATCGGTATCACCGGCGTGGCCTCCCGCTACGTCGTGCAGATTGGCGCGGTCGTGATGCTCATCGTCGGCTATCTCGGCCCGGTGGGGCAGCTGTTCGCGACCATCCCCTCGCCCATCATCGGGGGACTCTACATCGTGATGTTCGGCCAGATCGCGGCGGTCGGCCTCTCACAGCTTAAATACGTCGACCTCGACGCCAACCGCAACGTGTTCATCGTCGGTATCGCGCTGTTCGCCGGGCTCGCGATTCCGGAGTATATGACCTTCGTCGGGCAGGGAATGGAGATGTCGGCGTCGGCTGCCTTCCAGCAGGGGATGGCGGGCGTCCCCGTGCTCGGCGCGGTGCTGGGGACGGACGTGGTGGCAACGACCATCTTCATTATCGGCGGCACCGGCATGGCCGTCGGCGGACTCGTCGCGTTCTTCCTGGACAACACCATCCCGGGGAGCCGCGATGAGCGCGGGCTGACCGCGTGGGAGGAACTTACGGAAGCCGACAGCGAGTACGAATCTGCCTACGAACGGTTCGTGGGGAGCGACGACTGA
- a CDS encoding hypothetical protein (KEGG: hwa:HQ1935A hypothetical protein): MPVGLEVRAMSAPTPGTHGSTGLDRNHQVALRVADGWASFDKEALFVERDGERVRVAFDNVTELSYRDTDYFLVVLSVVLVGFGLWFVPESPFSLLFSVAGLASLYRLYRHRGEVVVRVTDRPKPLTFHPTDGGAFYDALGAEMDGELLSDRTTFFGD; encoded by the coding sequence ATGCCCGTCGGCTTGGAGGTGCGAGCCATGTCCGCGCCGACGCCCGGTACCCACGGCTCCACCGGTCTCGACCGCAATCATCAGGTCGCGCTCCGGGTCGCCGACGGCTGGGCCAGCTTCGACAAGGAGGCGCTCTTCGTCGAGCGTGACGGCGAACGCGTCCGCGTCGCCTTCGACAACGTCACCGAACTCTCCTACCGCGATACGGACTACTTCCTGGTCGTGCTCTCGGTGGTGTTGGTCGGGTTCGGTCTCTGGTTCGTGCCTGAGTCACCGTTCTCGTTACTGTTCAGCGTCGCCGGCTTGGCCTCGCTTTACCGGCTCTACCGCCACCGCGGCGAGGTGGTCGTTCGGGTCACCGACCGGCCCAAACCGCTGACGTTCCACCCAACTGATGGCGGGGCGTTCTACGATGCGCTGGGGGCGGAGATGGACGGTGAGCTTCTCAGCGACCGCACGACGTTCTTCGGCGACTAA
- a CDS encoding Allantoinase (KEGG: hwa:HQ1936A dihydroorotase~PFAM: Amidohydrolase 1) yields the protein MSSHADLRVVDARVVTPGGTIDGGVAAADGQIVAVGTEANLPEADRTIDAEGNFLIPGFIDPHVHWGLSRYEFDYHDGLEHDFETETRGAVHGGVTTVVNFLLQPEPYLPDMEFFKQAGEENSYIDFAYHAIVHQDHHVDEIEGLAEAGVRSYKLFFNWYKHASPELGIDHSDAGRVYNVLDRVSEINDGVVMFHAENEDLAYERRQELQAERRNDLEAWSEGAPNICEAMQVEQIARMTEYTDSSAYIVHTSTGEAVDIGERYQEQGVQLDIETLPAFLCHSKHDEELGTWGKISPPLRGDESKQRLWEGLRNGTVDYMGTDHCPHKIAFKEKDTGKHGDIWDAIPGDNNGIEYFLPVMMSEGVNKNRISMERLVEVCAENNAKRWGLYPRKGALAEGSDADMVIVDLEDSATVDEEFYHTMEPRYSTFHGEELTGLPTHTIVGGEVVVEDGELLVESGGREYLHRGENGVIRAD from the coding sequence ATGAGTAGCCATGCCGATCTTCGAGTCGTCGACGCGCGGGTCGTGACTCCCGGAGGAACTATCGACGGCGGCGTCGCCGCGGCCGACGGCCAAATCGTCGCTGTCGGGACGGAAGCCAATCTTCCCGAGGCCGACCGCACAATCGACGCTGAGGGGAACTTCTTGATACCGGGCTTCATCGACCCGCACGTCCACTGGGGGCTCTCCCGCTACGAGTTCGACTACCACGATGGGCTGGAACACGACTTCGAGACCGAGACCCGGGGCGCCGTCCACGGCGGCGTCACGACGGTGGTGAACTTCCTGCTTCAGCCTGAGCCGTATCTGCCGGATATGGAGTTTTTCAAACAGGCCGGCGAGGAGAACTCTTACATCGATTTCGCCTATCACGCAATCGTCCATCAGGACCACCATGTCGACGAAATCGAGGGCCTCGCCGAGGCGGGTGTTCGCTCCTACAAACTCTTCTTCAACTGGTACAAACACGCCTCACCCGAACTCGGTATCGACCACTCCGACGCCGGGCGTGTCTACAACGTGCTTGACCGAGTGAGCGAGATCAACGACGGCGTGGTGATGTTCCACGCCGAGAACGAGGACCTCGCCTACGAGCGTCGACAGGAACTCCAAGCCGAGAGACGCAACGACCTCGAAGCCTGGTCGGAGGGCGCACCCAACATCTGTGAGGCGATGCAGGTCGAGCAGATCGCCCGCATGACCGAGTACACCGATTCCAGCGCCTACATCGTCCACACGAGCACGGGCGAAGCGGTGGATATCGGCGAGCGCTATCAGGAGCAGGGTGTCCAACTCGACATCGAGACGCTGCCGGCGTTCCTCTGTCACTCCAAACACGACGAAGAACTCGGGACGTGGGGGAAGATCTCCCCGCCACTCCGGGGCGATGAGAGCAAGCAGCGCCTCTGGGAGGGGCTGCGCAATGGGACGGTCGACTACATGGGGACCGACCACTGCCCACACAAGATCGCGTTCAAAGAGAAAGACACCGGGAAACACGGCGATATCTGGGACGCCATCCCCGGCGACAACAACGGCATCGAGTATTTCCTCCCGGTGATGATGAGCGAGGGTGTGAACAAGAACCGCATCTCGATGGAGCGACTGGTGGAGGTCTGTGCGGAGAACAACGCGAAGCGTTGGGGGCTCTACCCCCGGAAGGGCGCGCTCGCGGAGGGGAGCGACGCCGACATGGTCATTGTCGACCTGGAGGACTCAGCGACGGTCGACGAGGAGTTCTACCACACGATGGAGCCACGCTACTCCACGTTCCACGGTGAGGAACTGACTGGGCTCCCGACACACACCATCGTGGGCGGGGAGGTTGTCGTCGAGGACGGCGAACTCTTGGTCGAGAGCGGTGGCCGCGAGTACCTGCACCGCGGGGAGAACGGCGTGATTCGGGCGGATTGA